One genomic window of Megachile rotundata isolate GNS110a chromosome 12, iyMegRotu1, whole genome shotgun sequence includes the following:
- the Fib gene encoding rRNA 2'-O-methyltransferase fibrillarin isoform X2: protein MGKPGFSPGGGGGGGRGGGFGGRGGGGRGGGRGGGTPRGRGGGGGRGGRGRGGGGFKGGKTVVIEPHRHEGVFIARGKEDALVTLNLVPGSEVYGEKRISVEGQNGEKIEYRVWNPFRSKLAAAILGGVDQIHMPPGSKVLYLGAASGTTVSHVADVVGPEGLVYAVEFSHRSGRDLINVAKKRTNIIPIIEDARHPHKYRMLVSMVDTIFADVAQPDQARIVALNAQYFLKNGGHFVISIKASCIDSTAQPEAVFAAEVKKLIADKLKPQEQITLEPYERDHAVVVGVYRPAPKKAT, encoded by the exons ATGGGGAAACcag GGTTTTCACCAG GTGGAGGAGGTGGAGGTGGCAGAGGTGGAGGTTTTGGTGGTAGAGGAGGTGGCGGCAGAGGAGGCGGAAGAGGTGGAGGTACTCCACGTGGAcgaggtggtggtggtggtcgtGGAGGAAGAGGACGTGGAGGTGGAGGTTTCAAAGGAGGCAAAACTGTTGTCATAGAACCACATCGTCATGAGGGAGTTTTTATAGCCAGAGGAAAAGAAGATGCATTAGTTACATTAAATTTAGTACCAGGTTCAGAAGTATATGGTGAGAAGAGAATCAGTGTTGAG GGTCAAAATGGAGAAAAGATTGAATACAGAGTATGGAATCCCTTTAGATCAAAATTAGCTGCAGCCATACTTGGAGGTGTAGACCAAATTCACATGCCTCCTGGAAGCAAAGTCTTATATTTAGGTGCTGCATCTGGAACTACAGTATCACACGTAGCAGATGTTGTTGGGCCA GAAGGATTGGTATATGCTGTGGAATTTTCTCACAGATCTGGTAGAGATCTAATAAATGTTGCTAAGAAACGGACAAATATTATTCCTATAATTGAAGATGCAAGGCATCCACACAAATACAGAATGCTAGTTAGTATGGTGGATACAATATTCGCAGATGTAGCACAACCAGATCAGGCCAGAATAGTAGCATTAAATGCTCAATACTTCTTGAAAAATGGTGGTCACTTTGTTATTTCTATTAAG GCAAGTTGTATAGACTCTACAGCTCAACCCGAAGCAGTATTCGCGGCAGAAGTAAAGAAACTTATCGCGGATAAATTGAAACCACAAGAACAAATTACATTAGAACCATACGAAAGAGACCACGCTGTAGTAGTTGGTGTCTACAGGCCAGCACCTAAAAAAGcaacttaa
- the Fib gene encoding rRNA 2'-O-methyltransferase fibrillarin isoform X1 → MGKPGFSPGGGGRGGGFGGRGGGGGGGRGGGFKGGRGGGGGGGRGGGFGGRGGGGRGGGRGGGTPRGRGGGGGRGGRGRGGGGFKGGKTVVIEPHRHEGVFIARGKEDALVTLNLVPGSEVYGEKRISVEGQNGEKIEYRVWNPFRSKLAAAILGGVDQIHMPPGSKVLYLGAASGTTVSHVADVVGPEGLVYAVEFSHRSGRDLINVAKKRTNIIPIIEDARHPHKYRMLVSMVDTIFADVAQPDQARIVALNAQYFLKNGGHFVISIKASCIDSTAQPEAVFAAEVKKLIADKLKPQEQITLEPYERDHAVVVGVYRPAPKKAT, encoded by the exons ATGGGGAAACcag GGTTTTCACCAGGTGGAGGAGGCAGAGGTGGAGGTTTTGGAGGTAGAGGAGGCGGAGGCGGTGGAGGCCGCGGTGGTGGATTTAAAGGAGGAAGAGGTGGAGGAGGTGGAGGTGGCAGAGGTGGAGGTTTTGGTGGTAGAGGAGGTGGCGGCAGAGGAGGCGGAAGAGGTGGAGGTACTCCACGTGGAcgaggtggtggtggtggtcgtGGAGGAAGAGGACGTGGAGGTGGAGGTTTCAAAGGAGGCAAAACTGTTGTCATAGAACCACATCGTCATGAGGGAGTTTTTATAGCCAGAGGAAAAGAAGATGCATTAGTTACATTAAATTTAGTACCAGGTTCAGAAGTATATGGTGAGAAGAGAATCAGTGTTGAG GGTCAAAATGGAGAAAAGATTGAATACAGAGTATGGAATCCCTTTAGATCAAAATTAGCTGCAGCCATACTTGGAGGTGTAGACCAAATTCACATGCCTCCTGGAAGCAAAGTCTTATATTTAGGTGCTGCATCTGGAACTACAGTATCACACGTAGCAGATGTTGTTGGGCCA GAAGGATTGGTATATGCTGTGGAATTTTCTCACAGATCTGGTAGAGATCTAATAAATGTTGCTAAGAAACGGACAAATATTATTCCTATAATTGAAGATGCAAGGCATCCACACAAATACAGAATGCTAGTTAGTATGGTGGATACAATATTCGCAGATGTAGCACAACCAGATCAGGCCAGAATAGTAGCATTAAATGCTCAATACTTCTTGAAAAATGGTGGTCACTTTGTTATTTCTATTAAG GCAAGTTGTATAGACTCTACAGCTCAACCCGAAGCAGTATTCGCGGCAGAAGTAAAGAAACTTATCGCGGATAAATTGAAACCACAAGAACAAATTACATTAGAACCATACGAAAGAGACCACGCTGTAGTAGTTGGTGTCTACAGGCCAGCACCTAAAAAAGcaacttaa
- the Glo1 gene encoding glyoxalase 1: MIIYYIEVSMVEDKKYEIGSRIECDGYRGTLKYCGPVGDTKGLWLGIDWDDPTRGKHNGTYEGIEYFKARHPTSGSFIRPGKAKFGISCPEAIKMRYGLINDELAGIDRDTLTSLQKEINAPFLEVVGFSKVNKKQSRFDQLKIVGLREQCVSNTGKPDELKVLCPNIEELDISRNLINSWHIVADICCQLNSLERLDVSENYLPTENDMKVLNNSFLTVKSLTMAKMNYNWFDIQQCMCMFPSLQELSLSFNIVDIIQKPIEDDNLMKINNLTLEGNLISSWDEVLKLGSLPCLEYLNLSSNKINKIRFPSVDSTGKTSAFPNLRQLHISQNNISEWRSISELEKLNNLEDLKFRENPILKNENMETARQLVIARISKLRVLNGTEILQDERRGAEYDYMKLYFPRWIETENNSEKRKQFIIEHPRYPSLVKKHGISDIPSAESKTEMISNVITVEFVCPDHPNQPKGIKRKLLKDMEVQKVIGIAQRLFKTGGKILSLSFIQKNLSKDEIPLDKPLQELSYYSIQDGDQVIVRW, encoded by the exons atgattatttattacattgaGGTTAG TATGGTAgaagataaaaaatatgaaattggtaGCCGAATTGAGTGTGATGGATATCGAGGTACATTAAAATACTGCGGCCCTGTCGGTGATACTAAAGGTTTGTGGCTTGGTATAGATTGGGATGATCCTACTCGTGGTAAACATAATGGCACATATGAAGGAATAGAATATTTTAAAGCTAG GCACCCCACATCTGGTTCGTTTATACGTCCAGGTAAAGCAAAATTTGGAATCTCTTGTCCAGAAGCTATAAAAATGCGGTATGGTCTTATCAACGATGAACTAGCAGGAATTGATAGAGATACACTAACAAGTTTGCAAAAAGAAATCAATGCTCCCTTTCTGGAAGTTGTCGGTTTCtctaaagtaaataaaaaacaaagcaGGTTTgatcaattaaaaattgtgGGTTTACGAGAACAATGTGTTAGTAACACTGGTAAGCCTGATGAATTGAAAGTGTTGTGTCCGAACATAGAAGAGTTAGatatatctagaaatttaataaatagttgGCACATTGTGGCAGACATCTGCTGTCAGCTTAATTCTCTTGAACGGCTTGATGTTAG TGAAAATTATTTACCGACTGAAAATGATAtgaaagtattaaataattcatttttaactgTCAAATCCTTAACAATGgcaaaaatgaattataattGGTTTGATATTCAACAATGTATGTGTATGTTTCCATCTCTTCAAGAACTTTCACTTTCTTTCAATATTGTCGATATTATACAGAAACCAATAGAGGAtgataatttaatgaaaataaataacttaaCGCTTGAAGGAAATTTGATATCCAGTTGGGACGAAGTTCTCAAATTAGGTTCACTTCCATG CTTAGAATACCTTAATTTAAGttcgaataaaataaacaaaataagatTTCCATCTGTTGATTCAACAGGAAAAACTTCGGCTTTTCCTAATTTACGACAATTGCATATATCGCAAAACAACATATCAGAG tGGAGATCTATATCAGAATTAgaaaaacttaataatttagaagatttaaaatttagagaaaatccaatcttgaaaaatgaaaatatggaaactgCTCGTCAGTTAGTAATAgcaagaatttcgaaattacgaGTTTTAAATGGTACTGAAATTTTGCAAGATGAAAGACGAGGCGCGGAATATGATTATATGAAACTATATTTCCCAAGATGGATTGAAACGGAAAATAATTCTGAAAAGagaaaacaatttataattgaaCATCCTCGTTATCCATCATTAGTTAAaa aaCACGGAATTTCCGATATACCTTCGGCTGAATCAAAAACGGAAATGATTTCTAATGTCATAACGGTAGAATTTGTATGTCCTGATCATCCAAACCAGCCTAAAGGAATTAAAAGAAAGCTTTTAAAAGATATGGAAGTTCAAAAAGTAATTGGAATTGCACAGCGACTGTTCAAAACTGGAGGAAAAATCTTATCActctcattcatacaaaaaaat cttTCGAAAGACGAAATTCCTTTGGATAAACCGCTTCAAGAACTTAGTTATTATTCCATACAAGACGGAGATCAAGTTATTGTGAGGTGGTGA
- the LOC100879553 gene encoding uncharacterized protein LOC100879553 isoform X1, whose amino-acid sequence MPRPSLNSSKTGLVGESRKASNKSLKFKKSISTASGKCNSKSPDRLVGGADAPIETEDATEEVTQETLHEATQETVQETVHETVHETTTSTEQNGQITFPSGPCCSCLGQEPGSTGDKKVDEMIDYVHQNLQEAGKALATLSENFEHETKLMFVDILGKIQQWTSLVQNKLDLCKADIEALRKELMARACEIANLRKLLAECREREAAQKQVTHTVAQEEVTHTPEAQKTETVHEPVHEPKEVEKVVEKEEVKEKVEEKEVEEKADTKIEIVCTDAAIQSIMKDKDRMRREMELEAEIDRLRKENERIIKERAEYENAIQRALLRGVSSLNVEALRVLRCPPIPCCSPCAPCPATAMKPSVCKKDSRSTSKGHGMQRSCNRKNGAQEVCSHTIKRPCDSPCCFSKNRKSVSNNSMILLLHRDDTENICSTKSTVPPVCGSPMMKKIEIPPCPRFI is encoded by the exons atgCCTCGACCTTCGTTAAATTCATCTAAAACCG GACTTGTTGGCGAAAGTCGTAAAGCATCAAACAAAtcgcttaaatttaaaaagtcaaTATCTACGGCAAGTGGcaaatgtaattcaaaaagtCCAGACCGATTAGTGGGAGGAGCAGATGCCCCCATAGAAACTGAAGATGCAACAGAAGAAGTTACACAGGAAACTTTACATGAAGCTACACAGGAAACTGTACAGGAAACCGTTCACGAAACCGTTCATGAAACAACTACCTCGACAGAACAAAATGGACAAATTACATTTCCAAGTGGACCATGCTGCTCTTGCCTTGGACAAGAACCAGGATCAACTgg AGACAAGAAGGTGGATGAAATGATCGACTATGTGCACCAAAATTTACAAGAAGCTGGTAAAGCATTGGCCACCTTAAGCGAGAATTTTGAGCACGAAACAAAG TTGATGTTCGTCGATATACTGGGCAAAATACAGCAGTGGACTAGTCTAGTACAGAACAAGTTGGACCTTTGTAAAGCGGATATCGAAGCTTTGCGTAAAGAACTAATGGCACGAGCTTGTGAAATTGCCAATCTTAGAAAATTATTGGCAGAATGCAGGGAGCGTGAAGCAGCTCAA aaGCAAGTTACTCATACAGTTGCACAAGAAGAAGTTACGCACACACCGGAAGCACAGAAAACAGAAACAGTTCATGAACCAGTGCACGAACCGAAAGAAGTAGAGAAAGTAGTAGAGAAAGAAGAGGTTAAAGAAAAGGTTGAGGAGAAAGAGGTTGAAGAAAAAGCTGATACgaaaatagaaattgtatgTACAGACGCAGCTATTCAGTCGATCATGAAAGACAAAGATAGAATGAGACGTGAAATGGag CTGGAAGCTGAAATAGATAGGCTTCGCAAGGAGAACGAGCGTATCATAAAAGAACGTGCGGAATATGAAAACGCGATACAAAGAGCATTATTGAGAGGTGTTTCTTCTTTGAATGTCGAAGCACTGAGAGTTCTACGTTGTCCACCGATTCCATGTTGCAGTCCATGTGCACCTTGTCCTGCCACTGCTAt GAAACCATCGGTTTGCAAGAAGGACAGTCGGTCTACGTCCAAAGGTCACGGCATGCAACGTAGTTGTAACAGAAAAAATGGTGCTCAGGAAGTTTGTTCTCACACTATAAAGCGACCTTGCGACAGTCCTTGCTGCTTCTCTAAAAACCGGAAATCTGTATCTAATAATAGTATGATCTTACTTCTTCATCGGGATGACACGGAGAATATTTGTAGTACGAAGAGCACCGTGCCACCAGTTTGTGGATCACCAATGATGAAGAAAATCGAAATACCACCATGTCCTAGATtcatttga
- the LOC100879553 gene encoding uncharacterized protein LOC100879553 isoform X2 → MPRPSLNSSKTGLVGESRKASNKSLKFKKSISTASGKCNSKSPDRLVGGADAPIETEDATEEVTQETLHEATQETVQETVHETVHETTTSTEQNGQITFPSGPCCSCLGQEPGSTGDKKVDEMIDYVHQNLQEAGKALATLSENFEHETKLMFVDILGKIQQWTSLVQNKLDLCKADIEALRKELMARACEIANLRKLLAECREREAAQKQVTHTVAQEEVTHTPEAQKTETVHEPVHEPKEVEKVVEKEEVKEKVEEKEVEEKADTKIEIVCTDAAIQSIMKDKDRMRREMELEAEIDRLRKENERIIKERAEYENAIQRALLRGVSSLNVEALRVLRCPPIPCCSPCAPCPATAISLILRIRNLGIV, encoded by the exons atgCCTCGACCTTCGTTAAATTCATCTAAAACCG GACTTGTTGGCGAAAGTCGTAAAGCATCAAACAAAtcgcttaaatttaaaaagtcaaTATCTACGGCAAGTGGcaaatgtaattcaaaaagtCCAGACCGATTAGTGGGAGGAGCAGATGCCCCCATAGAAACTGAAGATGCAACAGAAGAAGTTACACAGGAAACTTTACATGAAGCTACACAGGAAACTGTACAGGAAACCGTTCACGAAACCGTTCATGAAACAACTACCTCGACAGAACAAAATGGACAAATTACATTTCCAAGTGGACCATGCTGCTCTTGCCTTGGACAAGAACCAGGATCAACTgg AGACAAGAAGGTGGATGAAATGATCGACTATGTGCACCAAAATTTACAAGAAGCTGGTAAAGCATTGGCCACCTTAAGCGAGAATTTTGAGCACGAAACAAAG TTGATGTTCGTCGATATACTGGGCAAAATACAGCAGTGGACTAGTCTAGTACAGAACAAGTTGGACCTTTGTAAAGCGGATATCGAAGCTTTGCGTAAAGAACTAATGGCACGAGCTTGTGAAATTGCCAATCTTAGAAAATTATTGGCAGAATGCAGGGAGCGTGAAGCAGCTCAA aaGCAAGTTACTCATACAGTTGCACAAGAAGAAGTTACGCACACACCGGAAGCACAGAAAACAGAAACAGTTCATGAACCAGTGCACGAACCGAAAGAAGTAGAGAAAGTAGTAGAGAAAGAAGAGGTTAAAGAAAAGGTTGAGGAGAAAGAGGTTGAAGAAAAAGCTGATACgaaaatagaaattgtatgTACAGACGCAGCTATTCAGTCGATCATGAAAGACAAAGATAGAATGAGACGTGAAATGGag CTGGAAGCTGAAATAGATAGGCTTCGCAAGGAGAACGAGCGTATCATAAAAGAACGTGCGGAATATGAAAACGCGATACAAAGAGCATTATTGAGAGGTGTTTCTTCTTTGAATGTCGAAGCACTGAGAGTTCTACGTTGTCCACCGATTCCATGTTGCAGTCCATGTGCACCTTGTCCTGCCACTGCTAt AAGTTTAATTTTGAGgatcaggaatttgggaattgtttaa
- the Xpd gene encoding general transcription and DNA repair factor IIH helicase subunit XPD → MIISVDGLLVYFPYDYIYPEQYAYMLELKRALDAKGHCLLEMPSGTGKTITLLSLIVAYMLENPLDVTKLIYCSRTVPEIEKVIEELKKLMDYYEKETGSKPKIVGLVLSSRKNMCIHPEVSREREGKIVDGRCHALTASYVRERHNYDESTPICNFYEGFDMEGKEQLMPPGIYSIDDLKDYGRDRNWCPYFLARFTILHAQIVVYSYHYLLDPKIAESVSKELSKSSVVVFDEAHNIDNVCIDSMSVKINRRILEKSSANIQLLEKTVAEMREDDVNKLKEEYDRLVEGLKDARVARETDIILANPVLPDEVLQEVIPGNIRNAEHFICFLKRFVEYLKTRLRVQHVVQESPAAFLRDVQAKVSIERKLLRFCAERLGSFLRTMEITDLTDFSPIILVTHLATLVSTYTKGFTIIVEPFDDKSPTVLNPILHFSCLDSSIAMKPIFDRFQSVVITSGTLSPLDMYPKILNFHPVIMSSFTMTLARPCLLPMIVAKGNDQVTISSKYETREDVAVIRNYGQLLVEFAATVPDGLVCFFTSYLYMESVVAAWYDQGVVDQLQRHKLLFIETQDSAETSLALINYIKACENGRGAVLLSVARGKVSEGVDFDHHLGRAVLMFGIPYVYTQSRILKARLEYLRDQFQIRENDFLTFDAMRHAAQCVGRAIRGKTDYGIMVFADKRFSRIDKRSKLPKWIQEHLTDNLCNLSTEEAVQISKRWLRQMAQPFTRENQLGLSLLTREQLEKEEYGKIEQKAQQN, encoded by the exons atgat AATCAGCGTTGACGGTTTACTTGTTTATTTCCCATATGATTATATTTATCCAGAGCAATATGCGTACATGCTTGAGCTCAAGCGTGCCTTGGATGcaaaa GGACACTGTTTATTGGAAATGCCCTCAGGCACTGGCAAAACAATAACTCTTTTATCGTTAATTGTAGCTTATATGCTAGAAAATCCATTAGATGTAACAAAGTTAATTTATTGCTCTCGTACAGTGCCAGAAATAGAAAAAGTTatagaagaattaaaaaaacttATGGACTATTATGAAAAGGAAACTGGAAGTAAACCAAAGATTGTTGGGCTAGTGCTTAGTTCACGAAAGAATATGTGTATTCATCCTGAG GTGAGCAGAGAACGTGAAGGTAAAATTGTTGATGGACGTTGCCATGCTTTAACAGCATCGTATGTTCGTGAAAGACATAATTACGATGAATCAACACCAATTTGTAACTTTTATGAAGGATTTGACATGGAAGGCAAAGAACAATTGATGCCACCTGGTATATATTCTATTGATGACTTGAAAGACTATGGGAGAGATCGTAATTGGTGTCCATATTTTCTTGCAAGGTTCACA ATTCTACATGCTCAAATTGTGGTATACAGTTATCATTATTTACTAGACCCTAAAATTGCAGAAAGTGTATCAAAAGAATTAAGTAAAAGTTCTGTGGTAGTTTTTGATGAAGCCCATAATATAG ATAATGTATGTATCGATTCAATGAGTGTAAAGATAAACAGAAGGATTTTAGAAAAGAGTTCTGCTAATATACAACTTCTTGAAAAGACAGTGGCAGA AATGAGAGAAGAtgatgtaaataaattaaaagaggAATATGATAGATTAGTAGAAGGATTAAAAGATGCACGCGTTGCAAGAGAAACTGATATTATCTTAGCTAATCCTGTTTTACCTGATGAAGTTTTACAAg AGGTAATCCCTGGTAATATAAGAAATGCAGAACATTTTATCTGTTTCTTGAAACGATTCGTAGAGTACTTGAAAACTCGTTTACGCGTACAACATGTTGTTCAAGAATCACCTGCTGCATTTTTACGAGATGTACAAGCAAAAGTTTCGATAGAACGTAAACTACTAAGGTTTTGCGCTGAACGATTGGGATCTTTTTTACGTACCATGGAAATAACAGATTTAACTGATTTTTCACCAATAATTTTGGTGACTCATCTTGCAACATTAGTTTCTACCTATACAAAAGGATTTACCATTATAGTAGAACCATTCGACGATAAATCGCCTACAGTTTTGAACCCCATTCTTCATTTTAGTTGTTTAGATTCGTCAATTGCAATGAAACCTATATTTGATAGGTTTCAATCAGTAGTTATTACTTCAGGGACATTGTCTCCATTAGATATGTAtccgaaaattttgaattttcatccAGTTATAATGTCATCATTTACAATGACATTAGCTAGACCGTGTCTTTTGCCTATG aTTGTAGCAAAAGGTAATGATCAAGttacaatttcatcaaaatatGAAACGAGAGAAGATGTTGCTGTTATAAGAAATTACGGCCAGCTGTTAGTTGAATTTGCGGCTACTGTTCCTGATGGTTTAGTTTGCTTTTTCACCTCTTATTTATACATGGAATCTGTTGTAGCAGCATG GTATGATCAAGGTGTAGTAGATCAGCTTCAAAGGCATAAGTTACTATTTATTGAAACTCAAGATTCTGCAGAAACGAGTTTGGCTCTAATTAACTACATAAAGGCTTGTGAAAACGGAAGAGGTGCCGTACTTCTTTCCGTAGCTCGTGGAAAGGTATCAGAAGGAGTTGATTTTGATCATCATTTAGGAAGAGCTGTTCTTATGTTTGGAATACCTTATGtgtacacacaatcacgtatTTTAAAAGCGCGATTAGAGTATCTTCGTGATCAATTTCAA ATTAGGGAAAATGATTTTTTGACATTCGACGCAATGAGACATGCAGCACAATGTGTTGGGAGAGCAATTAGAGGCAAAACTGATTATGGTATAATGGTGTTTGCAGATAAAAGATTTTCAAGAATAGATAAACGAAGTAAATTACCAAAATGGATACAGGaacatttaactgataatttatgtaatttatcaaCCGAGGAAGCTGTACag ATAAGTAAACGTTGGTTACGACAAATGGCTCAACCGTTCACGCGTGAAAATCAATTAGGATTGTCATTATTGACGCGAGAACAACTGGAGAAAGAAGAATATggtaaaattgaacaaaaagcacaacaaaattaa
- the DNApol-eta gene encoding DNA polymerase eta, protein MANASNNKIVVLIDMDCFFCQVETKRRPEYTGKPLAVVQYNQWKLGGIIAVNYEAREYGVTRHMRGEEAKQKCADLILASVPCTRGKADTSRYRSAGRDVLNVIKKHCNIIERASVDEAYLDITDIVAKRMSTSFLSQEYLVTQLSNTFIVGYSEIGKNDEEQRRKGVNAWLTNIFEELEDVQAQELALAGVIVEELRQDIYNETGFKCSAGISNNKILAKLACGLHKPNRQTILPPNAVSELYSTLPIKKVRNLGGKFGDVVIESLNCNVMGDLLQYSLQYLQKRFDDKTGLWLYNIARGIDNEPVTTRLISKSIGACKKFPGKQAITSVDVLRHWAGDMAAEVCERLEQDLQENERRATLLTVCYHYYQNKSTVTQSRSCNLNSYKPEKMADRCVEIICKSTQCPIAFLGISAGKFVPAKDNQNLKNFFKLSEMKHTQEVNTQTKDIKLKSVDTVVDTTEIVNNIQLNELVNNSKTDEMKNASNSKVKTINSIQLNQQISNEKSDCSPTSNKLNNLIQSLNERNKKNIFHVKKVHNCNFSNSLDQNDFKGSFFMNALNSKETKVEDAHTCDFELIDVNEDIDANFESGNSNENNAEKNDIEDVSGPSTEEHNESESSKNKVETDINIRTNDNVNNLQSTIKLEEIFPDLNNIDLSVLALLPSELQEEAKLYIKAKNKNDNKKVIVERNTKGKNRSKKNVSKVKKVNNIYSFLVKKESPNVVDIPSKLCTECCQMIPLVSYQEHCDFHVAENLQKELNNPALQTANIKRKGSASDISTNSIKRRPNEDISESHKSHTLTSFLS, encoded by the exons atggcAAAtgcaagtaataataaaattgtagtacTAATTGACATGGACTGTTTCTTCTGTCAAGTTGAAACAAAACGTCGACCAGAATATACTGGAAAACCACTTGCTGTTGTACAGTACAATCAATGGAAGTTAGGAGG AATAATTGCTGTTAATTACGAAGCAAGAGAATATGGTGTTACTCGTCACATGAGAGGTGAAGAAGCCAAACAAAAGTGCGCAGATCTGATTTTAGCTAGCGTACCATGTACACGTGGAAAAGCAGATACATCCAg atACAGAAGTGCCGGTCGCGACGTTCTTAATGTCATAAAGAAACACTGTAATATTATAGAACGAGCTAGTGTGGATGAAGCTTATTTAGATATTACTGATATTGTTGCTAAAAGAATGTCTACAAGCTTTCTTTCTCAAGAGTATTTAGTCACACAACTTTCAAATACATTTATAGTAGGATATTCAGAAATTGGAAAGAATGATGAAG AACAAAGACGAAAAGGAGTAAATGCTTGGCTCACAAATATCTTTGAAGAACTTGAAGATGTACAAGCACAGGAACTTGCATTAGCTGGTGTAATAGTTGAAGAACTAAGACAAGATATATATAATGAAACAGGATTTAAGTGTTCTGCTGGTATTTCAAACAATAAA ATATTAGCTAAATTAGCATGTGGATTGCATAAACCAAATCGACAGACAATTTTGCCACCAAATGCAGTATCAGAGCTTTATTCGACATTACCTATTAAAAAAGTTAGGAATCTCGGTGGGAAGTTTGGAGATGTTGTTATTGAATCTCTTAATTGTAATGTTATGGGTGACTTATTGCAGTATTCACTGCAATATCTACAAAAACGTTTTGATGACAAAACGGG attatggttatataatatTGCTCGGGGTATAGATAATGAGCCGGTCACTACACGACTTATATCAAAATCAATTGGAGCATGCAAAAAGTTCCCAGGGAAACAAGCAATTACTTCAGTAGATGTG ttaAGACATTGGGCTGGTGATATGGCAGCAGAAGTTTGTGAACGACTTGAACAAGATCTTCAAGAAAATGAACGGCGTGCAACATTACTTACAGTATGTTACCACTATTATCAAAATAAGAGTACTGTTACCCAATCGCGTTCATGTAATTTGAATTCGTACAAACCAGAAAAAATGGCAGATCGCTGTGTAGAAATTATATGTAAATCGACGCAATGTCCAATAGCATTTTTGGGAATATCCGCTGGAAAATTTGTACCAGCTAAAGATAAtcaaaatcttaaaaacttttttaaattaagcGAGATGAAACACACTCAGGAAGTAAATACGCAaacaaaagatataaaattgaaatctgtTGACACAGTAGTAGACACTACTGAAATAGTAAACAATATACAGTTAAATGAATTGGTTAATAATTCTAAGACTGatgaaatgaaaaatgcatCAAATAGTAAAGTAAAAACCATTAATAGTATACAATTGAATCAACAAATTTCTAACGAAAAATCAGATTGTTCACCTACTTCTAATAAACTGAACAACTTAATTCAGTCATTAAACgagcgaaataaaaaaaatatatttcatgtaaaaaaggtacataattgtaattttagcaATTCATTGGATCAAAATGACTTTAAAGGTTCATTTTTTATGAATGCTCTTAATTCAAAGGAAACTAAAGTAGAAGATGCACATACATGTGATTTTGAATTGATTGACGTAAATGAAGATATTGATGCTAATTTTGAATCTGGAAATTCAAATGAAAATAATGCAGAAAAAAATGATATCGAGGACGTTTCAGGTCCTAGTACTGAAGAACATAATGAATCTGAGAGCAGCAAGAATAAAGTAGAGACAGACATAAATATACGTACAAAtgataatgtaaataatttgcAAAGTACTATAAAACTAGAAGAAATATTTCCTGACTTGAATAATATTGATCTTAGCGTACTTGCATTGTTACCTTCAGAATTACAAGAAGAAGCCAAATTGTATATAAAAgcaaaaaataagaatgataacaaAAAAGTAATTGTAGAAAGAAATACAAAGGGAAAAAATAGGtctaaaaaaaatgtttcaaaagtaaaaaaagttaataatatttatagctTTTTAGTCAAAAAAGAATCTCCTAATGTTGTTGACATTCCGTCTAAACTATGCACAGAATGTTGTCAAATGATTCCTTTGGTAAGTTATCAGGAACATTGCGATTTTCATGTggctgaaaatttgcaaaaagaactaaataatcCTGCATTGCAAACGGCAAATATAAAAAGGAAAGGTAGCGCAAGTGATATAAGCACAAATTCGATCAAACGTCGACCGAATGAAGATATTTCAGAATCTCATAAAAGTCATACACTTACATCGTTCCTTTCATAA